One genomic segment of Echeneis naucrates chromosome 18, fEcheNa1.1, whole genome shotgun sequence includes these proteins:
- the LOC115059106 gene encoding H-2 class II histocompatibility antigen, E-S beta chain-like — protein sequence MSPSTVLLLFIAVYTADGFREFYITRCDFNSTDPSGITYIQSYFYNKLEFIRFDSRVGRFVGYTEIGVKNAERWNKGPEVVQSRNEKQRYCVNHVGPYYNGAVTKSVKPSVRINSEDPSGGSHQSVLVCSAYDFYPKHIRVSWRRDGQEVKSDVTSTEEMADGDWYYQIHSHLEYTPRSGEKISCVVEHASLKEPLITNWDPSMPEAERNKLAIGASGLILGLVLSLAGFIYYKRKARGRILVPTN from the exons ATGAGTCCTTCAACTGTTCTGCTCCTCTTCATCGCTGTCTACACAGCAG ATGGATTCAGGGAATTTTACATCACTCGCTGTGACTTTAACTCCACGGATCCTTCTGGGATCACCTACATCCAATCGTACTTCTACAACAAACTGGAGTTCATCAGGTTTGACAGCAGAGTGGGGAGGTTTGTTGGATACACTGAGATCGGTGTGAAGAACGCAGAACGCTGGAACAAAGGTCCAGAGGTGGTTCAGAGCAGGAATGAGAAGCAGAGATACTGTGTCAACCATGTTGGACCCTACTACAACGGTGCTGTGACTAAGTCAG TCAAACCTTCGGTCAGGATCAACTCCGAGGATCCTTCAGGTGGATCTCATCAGTCCGTGCTGGTCTGCAGCGCCTACGACTTTTACCCCAAACACATCAGAGTCAGCTGGCGCCGAGACGGACAGGAAGTGAAGTCTGACGTCACGTCCACCGAGGAGATGGCCGACGGGGACTGGTACTACCAGATCCACTCCCACCTGGAGTACACGCCCAG GTCTGGAGAGAAGATCTCCTGTGTGGTGGAACACGCCAGCCTGAAGGAACCTCTGATCACCAACTGGG atCCGTCCATGCCGGAGGCAGAGAGGAACAAACTGGCGATCGGCGCGTCGGGTCTGATTCTCGGTTTGGTTTTATCTTTGGCCGGATTCATCTACTACAAGAGGAAAGCCAGAG GAAGGATCCTGGTTCCCACAAACTGA
- the LOC115059105 gene encoding H-2 class II histocompatibility antigen, A-U alpha chain-like: MSEVELSCCCTFCQFVSETQTISSVMLMDTMKKLLLFLSGLLWVSAEVVHVDLAISGCSDSDGEVMYSLDGEEIWYADFVKGTGVEPQPPFIDHMSLVEGTYEQAVASQQICKQNLKVLREAEKDIPLKNDPPSSLIVYSRDDVEIGQKNVLICYVTGFYPAPVKVYWTKNGKNVTEGTSINVPYPNDDFSFNQISRLDFIPQQGDVYSCSVTHPALQEHKTRIWGENLSASPNPGIGPAVFCGLGLTVGLLGVAAGTFFLIKGNECS; the protein is encoded by the exons atgtcGGAGGTagagctcagctgctgctgcactttctgtcagtttgtctcAGAAACTCAGACGATCAGTTCGGTGATGCTGATGGACACGAtgaagaagctgctcctcttcctctccggCCTCCTCTGGGTCTCTGCTGAAG TTGTCCATGTGGACCTTGCTATCAGTGGCTGTTCAGACTCTGATGGAGAGGTGATGTACTCTCTGGATGGAGAAGAGATCTGGTATGCAGACTTCGTCAAAGGGACGGGGGTGGAGCCTCAGCCCCCTTTCATCGATCATATGAGCTTAGTGGAGGGAACTTATGAACAAGCTGTGGCCAGTCAACAGATCTGCAAACAGAACCTGAAGGTCCTCAGAGAAGCTGAGAAGGACATCCCCCTGAAAAACG ATCCTCCTTCCAGCCTGATCGTCTACAGTAGAGACGACGTAGAAATCGGACAGAAGAACGTCCTGATCTGTTACGTGACCGGGTTCTACCCAGCTCCTGTCAAAGTCTACTGGACCAAGAACGGAAAGAACGTGACCGAGGGAACGAGCATCAACGTTCCTTATCCGAACGACGATTTTTCCTTCAACCAGATATCCAGACTGGACTTCATCCCACAGCAGGGAGACGTGTACAGCTGCTCAGTGACACATCCAGCTCTGCAGGAACACAAAACCAGAATCTGGGGTGAGAACC TCAGTGCGTCGCCGAAT CCGGGTATCGGACCTGCGGTGTTCTGTGGACTCGGTCTGACGGTCGGTTTGCTTGGTGTCGCTGCTGGAACCTTCTTCCTCATCAAAGGAAACGAGTgcagctga